In Phacochoerus africanus isolate WHEZ1 chromosome 2, ROS_Pafr_v1, whole genome shotgun sequence, one DNA window encodes the following:
- the HEY2 gene encoding hairy/enhancer-of-split related with YRPW motif protein 2 encodes MKRPCEETTSESDMDETIDVGSENNYSGQSTSSVIRSNSPTTTSQIMARKKRRGIIEKRRRDRINNSLSELRRLVPTAFEKQGSAKLEKAEILQMTVDHLKMLQATGGKGYFDAHALAMDFMSIGFRECLTEVARYLSSVEGLDSSDPLRVRLVSHLSTCASQREAAAMTSSLAHHHHPLHPHHWAAAFHHLPAALLQPSGLHTSESTPCRLSTASEVPPAHGSALLTATFAHADSALRMPSTGSVAPCVPPLSTSLLSLSATVHAAAAAATAAAHSFPLSFAGAFPMLPPNAAAAVAAATAISPPLSVSATSSPQQTSSGTNSKPYRPWGTEVGAF; translated from the exons ATGAAGCGCCCTTGCGAGGAGACCACTTCTGAGAGCGACATGGACGAGACTATCGACGTGGGGAGCGAAAACAATTACTCGGG GCAAAGTACTAGCTCTGTGATTAGATCGAATTCTCCAACAACGACATCTCAGATTatggcaagaaagaaaaggagaggg ATAATAGAGAAAAGGCGTCGAGATCGGATAAATAACAGTTTATCTGAGTTGAGACGACTGGTGCCAACCGCTTTTGAAAAACAA GGATCTGCAAAGTTAGAAAAGGCCGAAATATTGCAAATGACAGTGGATCATTTAAAAATGCTCCAGGCAACCGGGGGTAAAG GCTACTTTGACGCACATGCTCTCGCCATGGACTTCATGAGCATTGGATTCCGAGAGTGCTTAACAGAAGTGGCAAGGTACTTGAGCTCCGTGGAAGGCCTGGACTCCTCCGACCCACTGCGGGTGCGCCTGGTCTCTCATCTCAGCACCTGTGCCTCGCAGCGAGAGGCGGCGGCAATGACTTCCTCGCTggcccatcaccaccaccccctgCATCCGCACCACTGGGCGGCCGCATTCCACCATCTCCCGGCAGCCCTGCTTCAACCCAGTGGACTCCACACCTCCGAGTCCACGCCTTGTCGCCTCTCCACCGCTTCAGAAGTGCCTCCTGCCCACGGCTCCGCCCTCCTCACGGCCACGTTTGCCCACGCAGATTCTGCCCTTCGGATGCCATCGACGGGCAGCGTGGCCCCCTGCGTGCCACCTCTTTCCACTTCTCTCTTGTCCCTGTCAGCCACTGTCCATGCGGCCGCCGCCGCAGCCACGGCAGCTGCACACAGCTTCCCTCTGTCCTTTGCTGGGGCATTCCCCATGCTCCCCCCAAACGCAGCTGCGGCAGTGGCAGCCGCGACCGCCATCAGCCCCCCCTTGTCGGTATCAGCCACGTCTAGCCCTCAGCAGACAAGCAGTGGAACAAACAGTAAACCTTACCGACCCTGGGGGACAGAAGTGGGAGCTTTTTAA